Proteins encoded by one window of Mustelus asterias chromosome 9, sMusAst1.hap1.1, whole genome shotgun sequence:
- the LOC144499045 gene encoding putative N-acetyltransferase camello, which yields MAKQRAFGEEQPSWLDSAPGFAVRPYRPEDYRDARRIVASGTMELVMVAFQRAMLSPSNLCLLLASTGTVYAATASLACTILTGLAFLTLVYLACRQVYAGYLRERMKSDMADIEGHYLRAPGAGFWVVEEVAGRVVATVGVKPDAPSSCQLLRLFVHQCSRRHGLGRRLTQEVLDFAKGHGYRLCLLETTNAHEPAIRLYQNMGFQLQSSYRPRSAPAALNFLSKILMCKLEKNL from the coding sequence atggccaagcaaagggCATTTGGTGAAGAACAGCCGAGCTGGCTAGACAGTGCACCAGGTTTCGCCGTCCGCCCGTACCGACCAGAGGATTATCGGGATGCCAGAAGAATCGTTGCCAGCGGGACAATGGAGTTGGTGATGGTGGCCTTCCAACGGGCTATGCTCTCACCATCCAATCTGTGTCTGCTTCTGGCCAGCACCGGCACCGTTTATGCCGCCACTGCGTCGTTGGCATGTACTATTTTGACCGGCCTAGCCTTCCTGACCCTGGTCTACTTGGCCTGCAGGCAGGTCTATGCCGGCTACCTGAGGGAGAGGATGAAAAGCGACATGGCAGATATCGAAGGACACTACCTGAGAGCGCCCGGGGCCGGTttctgggtggtggaggaggtggcCGGGCGAGTGGTAGCCACAGTGGGAGTCAAGCCCGACGCACCATCATCCTGCCAGCTCTTGCGACTTTTTGTCCATCAGTGTTCCCGCCGCCACGGACTGGGGAGGAGGCTGACGCAGGAGGTTCTGGATTTCGCCAAGGGCCATGGTTACCGGCTCTGCCTGCTTGAGACCACCAACGCCCACGAGCCAGCCATTCGGCTGTACCAGAACATGGGCTTCCAGCTTCAGAGTTCCTATCGCCCTCGCTCAGCGCCTGCGGCTCTGAACTTCTTATCCAAAATCTTGATGTGTAAGTTGGAGAAGAATCTGTGA